The Agromyces mangrovi genome contains a region encoding:
- a CDS encoding type IV toxin-antitoxin system AbiEi family antitoxin domain-containing protein, protein MADTISSALERLGEPDYATTAQLRSVGVVPDDVALAVRRGRLIRLRRGAYVDASRWAAMRPEARHAQLVRATSDFARTRTSPVSHLSAAAMHGLPIVGRVPRGVHVWSGSARGGSSSTGLISHRAGTQPETTSVDGIAVTSLARTVVDVASTEQFGTAVCVLDSALGRPIGGSKTILTTDMLVAELDRAGLTHGRRAAERAIGFADQRSGSPGESWSRAAMHELGFVVPDLQVRFEREHGHADVDYYWRSHGIVGEFDGNQKYARDEFLRGRAPADVVVAEKRREDELRRRPDVRGFVRWDWRVARSPRRLAALLDGASVPRR, encoded by the coding sequence ATGGCCGACACGATCTCCTCCGCGCTCGAGCGCCTGGGCGAACCCGACTACGCCACGACCGCACAGCTTCGCTCGGTCGGGGTCGTGCCCGACGACGTCGCACTCGCGGTCCGGCGCGGCAGGCTGATCCGACTGCGTCGAGGCGCATACGTCGACGCGAGCAGGTGGGCGGCCATGCGCCCGGAGGCCCGGCACGCGCAACTGGTGCGCGCGACATCGGATTTCGCGCGAACCCGCACCAGCCCGGTCAGTCATCTCTCCGCTGCCGCCATGCACGGGCTTCCGATCGTGGGCCGAGTGCCCAGAGGAGTGCACGTATGGTCCGGGTCCGCTCGCGGGGGCAGCTCGTCGACCGGCCTCATCAGCCATCGCGCCGGGACGCAACCCGAGACGACGTCGGTCGACGGCATCGCGGTCACATCCCTCGCACGAACGGTGGTCGACGTTGCGAGCACTGAGCAGTTCGGTACCGCGGTCTGCGTGCTGGACTCGGCGCTCGGGCGTCCGATCGGTGGCTCCAAGACGATCCTGACCACCGACATGCTCGTGGCCGAACTCGATCGGGCCGGCCTCACGCACGGTCGCCGTGCGGCCGAGCGGGCGATCGGGTTCGCGGACCAGCGCAGCGGCAGCCCAGGCGAGTCATGGAGTCGTGCAGCGATGCACGAGCTCGGGTTCGTCGTGCCCGACCTCCAGGTGCGCTTCGAACGGGAGCATGGGCACGCCGATGTCGACTACTACTGGCGATCGCACGGAATCGTCGGCGAGTTCGACGGCAACCAGAAGTACGCGAGGGACGAGTTCCTCCGGGGGCGTGCTCCCGCGGACGTGGTCGTTGCGGAGAAACGACGGGAGGATGAGCTCCGCCGCCGTCCCGATGTGCGTGGGTTCGTGCGCTGGGACTGGCGGGTCGCTCGTTCACCGCGGCGACTGGCTGCGCTGCTCGACGGTGCGAGCGTCCCGCGACGGTGA